AAGACCTACTTCCTGACCTTCATAGAGAGCCACTTTAAGGCCAAAGAGAGTGAGCTTAGCGAGGTGAGCGAGAATGCCTAAATCCAAGGTGAAGAGGGAGAAACCCAGGGAGCGCTTTTCCTACGACCCGACCAGGGTGCTCACCAAGCTTGAGGAGTACGGAAAGCGCGTCCTCGAGGACATAAAGAGCGGAAAGAACCCCTACTTCGACATCCCCATGCGCGGGCTCAACAACGTCTACTTCGATGAAAAGAGGCGCGTCATCAGGATGGGCGACAAGCTCTCAAGGCGCTACTTCCTCAACGTGGCTCATGCCAGAAAGTTCATGCAGACTCTCCTCATCATGGCCTACGTGAAGCGCCTGGTGAGCGAGGGCAAGCACGCGAGCCTTCGTGAAGCCTACTACGCCAACAAGCACACCATTCCGGGAACGAAGGAGAACACCTTCGAGGACCAGCGCGAGAGCGACCCGATCATCGAAGACCTCGAGAGAATGCTCGGCGTTCTGCGTGAGGAGATGCACCTCACTGCCGACAGGCGCGGCTACATCTACGGCGACATAGTCATACGCGACGGCGAGGACGAGTTCAACACGAGCAAGCTCGGTATGGGTGGCTGGGCAGTTCCAGGAACGGTTGAGCACCTGCACTTCGTGGAGGTCAACGTTGACTACGCTCTGGTCGTCGAGACCGCCGCTATGGCCGACAGGCTGATTGAGGAAAAATTCCCGAAGAAGGAGAAGGCCCTCATCATAGCGACGCAGGGTCAGGCGTCCCGTGGCGTAAGGAGGCTCATCCACAGGCTCCACTACGAGGAGGGGCTGCCGATAATAGTCTTCACGGATGGCGACCCCTACGGTTGGTACATATACTCCACCATAAAGCAGGGTTCCATCAACCTCGCCTACCTCAGCGACAAGCTGGCGACGCCGGAGGCGAAGTTCGTGGGAATGACCATGGACGACATAAAGCGCTACGGTCTCGAGAACGTCACTGAAAAGCTCAAGGGAATCCCGCCCAACAAGAAGGGCGGCCCAACCGGCGATTACAAGAGAATCCTGGAGGAGATGGAGTATCCCTGGTTCCAGAACAAGGAGTGGCAGAGGCAGCTCAAGATGGCCGTTAAGATGGGAGTCAGGATAGAGCAGCAGGCCCTCGCCAACAAGAGCCTTGAGTTCGTGGCCAAGAGGTACCTTCCGGAAAAGATAAACAGCGGTGATCTGCTGCCATGACGACCACCGAGGAACTGGTGGCCCAGGTAAACAAGATACTGGACGACATTGGGATAGACATGGACGGGTTATTCGAGACTTTCGACATCCCGTCCATCTCCTATCGCCTCAGAGAGAACCTCTCCCTCCTGCAGGAGCTTGAAGAGGACCTCTCGAGGCGCGTGGGTGAAACGACCCCCGCGGTGCGGGGTATGGGCAAGCGCGACCGCGATCCCCACATTCAGTGGATTTACAAGAAGAAGCGCAACAGGGTTCTCGCCCTCGAAAGGCTCCGCGCGGCGATAACCGCTCACAAGATGGCCCTTGCCCTCATCTCCGCCAACTACACCTTCTTCCTTGGAAAGAAGCCGGTAACCCTCAAGGAGCTCACGAGGGAGAACGTCGAGGACGTTGAGGCCGTTCCGAGGAACGTTCAGATAGGCAGGGTTGAGGTGCTGCCGTACATGGCCTACTCCGGCGACGTTCTGAGGCTCCTTGCCAGGGAGAGTATAGCCGTCAGGGAGTCGTTCAAGTTCATAAAGGGCAAGCTCCGCGAGAAAGGAACCGTAAGAACTCGCGGCCTGCGCATAGAGGTCGAGTACTGGGAGAACAACCGCCTGAAGAAGTCCAGGCTGGACCTCCCCGCGGACTCAGACATAGAGGGCGAGCTGAGAAAGCGCTACGGAAGGCGCTTCCGCTGGCGCGTGCTGAGCTTTGTCAAGACCAAGGGAGTGCTCATAAACAACCACTACACCGTTGATAACCTCTCTCTTGCATACTCCGTTCTCGACCCTGAGAAGGGCGCTGAAAAACTCGGCCTCGACCTCTTCCGCTACTACTTCCTCACCTCCGAGAACGAGAGAGAGGGGCTCGGTCTCTACCCGGACATAAAGCTCTGCATAGACTGCCACTACTCGATATTCGACCTTCCCTTCCGAAACGAGCCGGGCTTCAGAACCGGTCACGGGAGTATGCTCATCATAAGGAAGTGCGAGATGGAGAGCGCCCTCGTGGGGAAGAGGAAGGATATAACTAACGTTCCCAACTACCTGCTCGGCGCGGTTCTCCTCTACGGGATGAGTGAGTACAGCGAGGATAAAGTCGCCGAGCTCCTCGGCGTTCCAAGGGACGAGCTTGAGGAGGCCATCCGGAAGTTCGTGATTTCCGGTCTCCACAAGACCCTTTTCGCCGACACGAAGAAGTTTGAGAAGTTCATGCCTAAGAGCGATAAGGCCAAGCAGTTTTTGGCCCTCCTCCAGGGGTGAGTTTATGAGGGTGGAGGTTAAGGCGCGGAACAATTCCGAGCTCATAAGGAAGCTCAGCGAGGTTCTGAACGACGAGGTTACGGAGGTCTACATAAACCTCCGCCCGACGAAGGAAATACTCGTGAGAATCCTTGAGCGCGCCCCCAACGTCAGGCGCATAAGCTGTCCCCCGAGCCTCTACCCGAAGGTCTCCAAAAAGGCCATCAACGCCCTCGCCCAGATGGGCATAGAACTCGTTCCCGAGGGTTACCCCCGCGGAAGGCCGCGGAAATACGATGAGAGCACCATACGGGAGGTTCAGGACCTCCTGATGAACGGCGTTCCCCCCAAGGAGATAAGCGCCAGGATGGGCATCCCGCTCCGGACGGTTTACTACATGATCGAGCAGCTGGGTGTCCGGTCATGGAGAGAATAAAGAGCCTGTACTGGGCTCTCTTCGCCTCTTTCATCATCGTCTCCATGCTCTTGGGTAGGACGGCCGTCCATGGCGGGACGACGGTCTTCAACTTCGAGTGGGTGTTCTTCTTCGCGAACCTCTTCCTCTTCGCGGCCGCGGGCTACGTTCTGAAGATGCTCCTCGAGGGGAAGTTTGAGAGGGGAATGCGTAGAACCAAGAGGGGCAACGTTCTTGCCGGCGCGATAACGCTCCTGGCGATTTTCGTCGCCCTCAAACTGCTCTTCGAGAAGAAGCCGGAGAGCCTCGTGAACGGGGGCAAGGTGGGGGAAACCCTCTCCGGGGTTTGGTACAACGTCACCT
The Thermococcus radiotolerans genome window above contains:
- a CDS encoding DUF530 family protein, translated to MTTTEELVAQVNKILDDIGIDMDGLFETFDIPSISYRLRENLSLLQELEEDLSRRVGETTPAVRGMGKRDRDPHIQWIYKKKRNRVLALERLRAAITAHKMALALISANYTFFLGKKPVTLKELTRENVEDVEAVPRNVQIGRVEVLPYMAYSGDVLRLLARESIAVRESFKFIKGKLREKGTVRTRGLRIEVEYWENNRLKKSRLDLPADSDIEGELRKRYGRRFRWRVLSFVKTKGVLINNHYTVDNLSLAYSVLDPEKGAEKLGLDLFRYYFLTSENEREGLGLYPDIKLCIDCHYSIFDLPFRNEPGFRTGHGSMLIIRKCEMESALVGKRKDITNVPNYLLGAVLLYGMSEYSEDKVAELLGVPRDELEEAIRKFVISGLHKTLFADTKKFEKFMPKSDKAKQFLALLQG
- a CDS encoding DNA topoisomerase IV subunit A — its product is MPKSKVKREKPRERFSYDPTRVLTKLEEYGKRVLEDIKSGKNPYFDIPMRGLNNVYFDEKRRVIRMGDKLSRRYFLNVAHARKFMQTLLIMAYVKRLVSEGKHASLREAYYANKHTIPGTKENTFEDQRESDPIIEDLERMLGVLREEMHLTADRRGYIYGDIVIRDGEDEFNTSKLGMGGWAVPGTVEHLHFVEVNVDYALVVETAAMADRLIEEKFPKKEKALIIATQGQASRGVRRLIHRLHYEEGLPIIVFTDGDPYGWYIYSTIKQGSINLAYLSDKLATPEAKFVGMTMDDIKRYGLENVTEKLKGIPPNKKGGPTGDYKRILEEMEYPWFQNKEWQRQLKMAVKMGVRIEQQALANKSLEFVAKRYLPEKINSGDLLP
- a CDS encoding DUF1699 family protein — encoded protein: MRVEVKARNNSELIRKLSEVLNDEVTEVYINLRPTKEILVRILERAPNVRRISCPPSLYPKVSKKAINALAQMGIELVPEGYPRGRPRKYDESTIREVQDLLMNGVPPKEISARMGIPLRTVYYMIEQLGVRSWRE